The following nucleotide sequence is from Trifolium pratense cultivar HEN17-A07 linkage group LG2, ARS_RC_1.1, whole genome shotgun sequence.
GAGTCGCCGACCCAGCAACCTCCTCTGTCTTCTCCGCTGTTTTCTCAGCTCCTTCTTTTGTTTTATCAGCCATGTAACTTGCTCCTTCCTTGGTTTTATCCTTTGCGTCGTAAGCATAGTCTCTAACGGTCTCTCCAGCACGCTCTGCAGCATCCTTGGTTCTTTCCTTTGCGCCATAAGCATAATCTCTAGCTGTCTCTCCAGCACTCTGTGCAGCATCCTTGGTTCTTTCCTTTGCATCATAAGCATAGTCTTTAGCACTCTCTGCTGCATCCTTGGTTCTGTCCTTTGCGCCGTATGCATAGTCTCTAACAGTCTCTCCAGCACGCTCTGCAGCATCCTTGGTTCTTTCCTTGGCATCATAAGCATAGTCTTTAGCACTCTCTGCTGCATCCTTGGTTCTGTCCTTTGCGCCATAAGCATAGTCTCTAACCGTCTCTCCAGCACCCTCTGCAGCATCCTTGGTTCTTTCCTTGGCATCATAAGCATAGTCTCTTGCCTTGTCTCCAGCATATTCCGCCTTATCTGCAGCCCTGTTTGCAGCATCCTTTGTCTTCTCTTTTGCATCCCATGCATATTGTTTGATGTCCTCTGAGTCTACTCCTTCGCTCATCGATTCTCTTGCTCTATCAGCTATTTCATCTGCATCGCGTCTTGTCTTTGATGAGGTTGAAGATCGATCATAGGCCCAATCAGTTGAAGTGTTTCTTGTTCCTTCTGCTGCATTTCTCCACTGGAATAAAtaatatccaaaatattaatgAATCTTTGgtacatattaaatttatcgaattttataaactaatttgatcgataaaaaatacatttgagaattaaaaaattatatccaAAGATCAAAATGACTAATTAAAAACACTTAAATATatgaaccaaatatatatatactatatatatatgtgaaataaaagttggtTACAAGTTAGTTGCGGATATCAAATGCAAAGGAACTGTGGGGATCGGGATGCAAGAAGAATACTCTATACTCTCCGGCATAGAGAATATAAACACGAATGAGGATCATTTGAAATGGCTTTCACTCACTAACTCGATGTAACTCTTTCTTTTCCGGTAACTTCTTTTCGGGTGGCTTCACTCAGAAGCCCTTAATCTAATCTTAATCTAATCTATAGGTAGTCCTTTCTATGATCCAACTATCAATGAAAGCACAAATTATTATGACTTAAATTACAAGTTAGACTAATGTAATCTATGGAAGAGCCTCATAGCTTAAATACTCTATTAAGCACATTAATATATTCAATGTAAAAGTCTAACAAAATGTTTGAACAAGTTAGACTTCACATGCCAAAAATGTGGTTTCCTATTTAAAATATCTAGGATATTATCTGAGCCACAATATAAAAATTGACAGCAATGCAACAACTGCAACTACAATTTAAAATCTCAAATTCTATTACTGCAATTGTGACTACATCAATCATATTTGACCGAATATCAcgaacaaatattttttgttaatgtGACACTACTATTTAATCCTCTGAGTGTGAGTGCATAGTTGAAGTATGGAAGAAGTAAACTTACGTCTGAATGGTTTGAAGCTGAAGCGAAGAAGACTCTAGAGGGTTTGGGAAGTGAAGTTGAAGGGACATTAGGGAATGACTTAGAGAAGCGGAAGAGTACATTTTTTGTAATGAACATTGCAGCCATGTTTCTTTgagtttgtgtttgattttatcACACTTATGTGTTCTTTCTATTTTGGTGATGAAATTTGATCGACTTATAAAGTGAACGGTTTGTCACCGTTATACGAGGAGTACATGTTAGAAGTAAAAGGTGGCAAACATGTGTGGTTGCCACGTGTGGTTATATTGCCACGTTTGCTTACAAATTTGCCACGTGCTTCATTGTTGGGTAAATGTTTATTTGTGGTGACGTGAAGTAAAACTAGTGGATTTCCTTTGCCCGTGTAAttctaagttctaacttatCTTTTAAGTCCATGTGGATTGTGTGTGGATGAACCTCTTTGCATAATACTAGTACTCTTCAATTCATATTGTGGTGAGAAGAGATAATAGTTTCGAGTGCAATGAACAAATCTAATATAACATAAGCCACTAGAATTCATCTAATAACATAATGGTTTTGTATTAATTCTTAAGGTTCTTCAGAAAGGGTGTTCGATAGTTTAGAATTTGACAGCgagaaataataattgttttcatCAGAacctcattaatcacttgagtttAATTTCTTAGTTTATGCAAAAACTTATTTTGCATTACATTTCAAATTTTCGTAACTTACTAATACAGTacaattgaatattttttaccaGCGGATTTTGTAAAGATGTATTACTAAGAAGATCTTCTCAAAGTGCCCTATTACAGATTTGCAATCGAGGGTGAAACTAAACTAGCATTATTGAGTTTGAAGTTCTTTGTTTGAGAAAAGAACGAGAGCATGCTTATTTCACTTTCGTTGTGGAGGAGCATTGTGGAGTAGCAGAAAACACCTCAAAATAGCAAAGTTTCTAGAGGAACTTTCCTCAAACTGTGATTCTTTGGTAAATGTAAATTAGAGGCAAAAGACAACCTACAAATAGATCTATAATTCCAAGATATATCAGTCTCTTCTATAATACGTTTTGCCTTGCTATATTTATCGCAATTTTGAACTAAATTCATTTTAACTTCTATTTATACTCGTTTAGCTTTAGTTGCAAAGCTTGATGAGATGTTTATTTATTAAGCAAAGACAATAACAACCCAGTTTAGTACAATCAACGCTATTTAACACTTATCAGAAACTGATTGCAAAATCGGTAAAAAAAACTTGTCTCAAACTTTAAAAGTATACAAAACTAATGGCAACAAACTTCTTTTAGCtgtgtt
It contains:
- the LOC123905522 gene encoding late embryogenesis abundant protein 19-like, coding for MAAMFITKNVLFRFSKSFPNVPSTSLPKPSRVFFASASNHSDWRNAAEGTRNTSTDWAYDRSSTSSKTRRDADEIADRARESMSEGVDSEDIKQYAWDAKEKTKDAANRAADKAEYAGDKARDYAYDAKERTKDAAEGAGETVRDYAYGAKDRTKDAAESAKDYAYDAKERTKDAAERAGETVRDYAYGAKDRTKDAAESAKDYAYDAKERTKDAAQSAGETARDYAYGAKERTKDAAERAGETVRDYAYDAKDKTKEGASYMADKTKEGAEKTAEKTEEVAGSATQALKNAGEMAKQTAQGAWETAKDATQKIKETVIGKDDDDDHGGGGGAGAVVDEHVHELRRKGYGQSKDLGQSKGY